In Curtobacterium sp. L6-1, a genomic segment contains:
- a CDS encoding bifunctional folylpolyglutamate synthase/dihydrofolate synthase: MSTDQYDLPDDDQPDDDLLGETGEGDGVAIPVGPAGDTAAGADLPYGGDDDEVRRVEAALYARIGEQAPERRLTATRRAVELLGDPHLAYPVIHVTGTNGKTSTARMTESIVRAHGLRTGLMTSPHLVSIRERIVVDGEPIAADRFVENWDDITPILEITDAELTAKGELPLTFFEALTVLALACFAEAPVDVAVIEVGMGGEWDSTNVVQSQVQVFTPIAIDHAKQLGSTVAEIARTKSGIVKPSSSVVSSAQTPEALAELERAAELTESTLAVEGTGFRVTSDTPAVGGQLVSVQGIAGTYDDLFVPLFGAHQAHNAAVAIAAVESFLGRGSQALDEDVLSEGLAAATSPGRLQPVATGPTVVVDAAHNPHGAKALAEALPVAFPSEHVVGVVGILRDKDARGFVRALKDTVATFVVTQPPGDRALDADEFARVVVDEVGNDRVVVEPSLAGALQEARDLADDADAEDAMVLVAGSIVMVGAVMDLVHREGGTK; this comes from the coding sequence ATGAGCACGGACCAGTACGACCTGCCCGACGACGACCAGCCGGACGACGACCTGCTCGGGGAGACCGGCGAGGGCGACGGCGTCGCGATCCCGGTCGGCCCCGCGGGCGACACCGCTGCCGGTGCCGACCTGCCCTACGGGGGTGACGACGACGAGGTCCGCCGCGTCGAGGCCGCCCTGTACGCCCGGATCGGCGAGCAGGCGCCCGAGCGCCGGCTGACCGCCACGCGTCGCGCCGTCGAGCTGCTCGGCGACCCGCACCTGGCGTACCCGGTGATCCACGTCACGGGGACGAACGGCAAGACCTCGACCGCGCGGATGACGGAGAGCATCGTCCGCGCGCACGGCCTCCGGACCGGTCTCATGACGAGCCCGCACCTGGTGTCCATCCGGGAGCGCATCGTCGTCGACGGCGAGCCCATCGCCGCGGACCGGTTCGTCGAGAACTGGGACGACATCACGCCGATCCTCGAGATCACCGACGCCGAGCTCACCGCGAAGGGCGAGCTCCCGCTGACGTTCTTCGAGGCGCTGACGGTCCTCGCCCTGGCGTGCTTCGCCGAGGCACCCGTCGACGTCGCCGTGATCGAGGTCGGCATGGGCGGCGAGTGGGACTCCACGAACGTCGTGCAGAGCCAGGTCCAGGTGTTCACCCCGATCGCCATCGACCACGCGAAGCAGCTCGGCAGCACCGTGGCCGAGATCGCGCGGACGAAGTCGGGCATCGTGAAGCCGTCCTCGTCGGTGGTGTCGAGCGCGCAGACGCCCGAGGCCCTCGCCGAGCTCGAGCGCGCCGCCGAGCTGACCGAGTCGACCCTGGCGGTCGAGGGCACCGGCTTCCGGGTGACCAGCGACACCCCGGCCGTCGGCGGGCAGCTCGTCAGTGTGCAGGGCATCGCCGGCACCTACGACGACCTGTTCGTCCCGCTGTTCGGCGCGCACCAGGCGCACAACGCGGCCGTCGCGATCGCCGCCGTGGAGTCGTTCCTCGGCCGGGGGAGCCAGGCGCTCGACGAGGACGTCCTCAGCGAGGGGCTGGCCGCCGCGACGAGCCCGGGTCGCCTGCAGCCCGTCGCGACCGGCCCGACCGTCGTGGTCGACGCGGCGCACAACCCGCACGGCGCGAAGGCCCTCGCCGAGGCACTCCCCGTGGCCTTCCCGTCGGAGCACGTCGTCGGCGTCGTGGGGATCCTCCGCGACAAGGACGCCCGCGGGTTCGTCCGCGCGCTCAAGGACACCGTCGCGACCTTCGTCGTGACGCAGCCGCCGGGTGACCGTGCGCTCGACGCGGACGAGTTCGCCCGGGTCGTCGTCGACGAGGTCGGCAACGACCGGGTCGTGGTCGAGCCCTCGCTCGCCGGCGCCCTGCAGGAGGCGCGCGACCTGGCCGACGACGCCGACGCCGAGGACGCGATGGTCCTCGTCGCGGGCTCGATCGTCATGGTCGGCGCGGTCATGGACCTGGTGCACCGGGAAGGCGGGACGAAGTGA
- the ileS gene encoding isoleucine--tRNA ligase, whose translation MRYPLNSDSDGVTPSPSFPAVEDGILAFWKGDDTFRASIARREGCDEWTFYDGPPFANGLPHYGHLLTGYAKDVFPRYQTMRGKQVHRRFGWDTHGLPAELEAMRQLGITEKHEIDAMGIDVFNAAAKRSVLQYTDEWQQYVTRQARWVDFEDDYKTLDVTYMESVLWAWKTLWDKGLAYEGFRVLPYCWNDQTPLSNHELRMDDDVYKMRQDQSVTVAFPLRGARATELGLEGVRALAWTTTPWTLPTNAALAVGPEIAYAVVPAGPGGAADGGDAGSASYLLAADTVAAHAKDLGYESADDALAAVLRTVVGAELDAVEYERLFDFLADQEGYEHAWRVLVAEYVETGEGTGIVHQAPAYGADDQEVCAAAGIPVVLSLDEGGLFTSQFGEVAGMLWSDANKPLTKAVRDAGRLLRQASYEHSYPHCWRCRKPLIYKAVSSWFVRVTEFRDRMGELNQDITWVPDNVKDGQFGKWVGNAIDWSVSRNRYFGTPIPVWVSDDPEHPRQDVYGSLEELERDFGRLPLNADGEVDLHRPFIDELTRPNPDDPTGRSTMRRISDVFDVWFDSGSMPYAQVHYPFENREWFDEHSPADFIVEYIGQTRGWFYVMHALSTALFDRPAFTNVISHGIVLGSDGQKMSKSLRNYPDVSEVFDRDGADAMRWFLMSSSVIRGGNLVVTEEGIRQGVREFLLPLWSTYYFFTLYANASGESGYGAERRTDSTDVLDRYLLAKTRVLVADVTTHLDALDTPLAAQAVRDFADVLTNWYVRRSRDKFWAGAESSPEARAAFDTLFTVLETLARVAAPLAPLVTEEVWKGLTGDRSVHLTDWPSADEFPADDALVAAMDRVRDVASKGLALRKATGKRVRLPLATLTLVVPDPAAVEPFADILRDELNVKRVVLEEQAEESLAQYGIERKLTVNARAAGPRIGKAVQQVIPAAKKGDWVATETGVTVGGVDLVEGEYTLDLTVADAATAVAFLDGGGFVVLDTVTTPELEAEGIARDVVRAVQQARRDAGLDVGDRIALTVRADEVAAAAVGTHRTLIANETLATGVQVVPTTFGADDESVAVGDGAKVTVEVARA comes from the coding sequence GTGCGGTACCCGCTGAACTCCGACTCCGACGGCGTGACCCCGTCCCCGTCCTTCCCCGCGGTCGAGGACGGCATCCTCGCCTTCTGGAAGGGCGACGACACGTTCCGCGCCTCCATCGCCCGGCGCGAGGGCTGCGACGAGTGGACGTTCTACGACGGCCCGCCGTTCGCCAACGGCCTCCCGCACTACGGCCACCTGCTGACCGGCTACGCGAAGGACGTCTTCCCGCGCTACCAGACCATGCGCGGCAAGCAGGTGCATCGCCGCTTCGGGTGGGACACGCACGGGCTGCCGGCCGAGCTCGAGGCCATGCGGCAGCTCGGGATCACCGAGAAGCACGAGATCGACGCCATGGGCATCGACGTCTTCAACGCGGCGGCCAAGCGCTCCGTGCTGCAGTACACCGACGAGTGGCAGCAGTACGTCACCCGGCAGGCGCGCTGGGTCGACTTCGAGGACGACTACAAGACCCTCGACGTCACCTACATGGAGAGCGTGCTCTGGGCCTGGAAGACGCTCTGGGACAAGGGCCTGGCGTACGAGGGCTTCCGCGTCCTGCCGTACTGCTGGAATGACCAGACGCCGCTGTCCAACCACGAGCTCCGCATGGACGACGACGTCTACAAGATGCGTCAGGACCAGTCGGTCACGGTGGCGTTCCCGCTGCGCGGTGCGCGCGCGACCGAGCTCGGGCTCGAGGGCGTCCGCGCCCTCGCCTGGACGACGACCCCGTGGACCCTGCCGACGAACGCGGCGCTCGCGGTCGGCCCGGAGATCGCCTACGCGGTCGTGCCGGCCGGGCCGGGAGGCGCGGCCGACGGTGGCGACGCCGGCTCGGCTTCCTACCTGCTCGCCGCCGACACCGTGGCGGCGCACGCGAAGGACCTCGGTTACGAGTCGGCCGACGACGCGCTCGCCGCCGTGCTCCGCACGGTCGTCGGCGCGGAGCTCGACGCCGTGGAGTACGAGCGCCTGTTCGACTTCCTGGCCGACCAGGAGGGCTACGAGCACGCCTGGCGCGTGCTGGTCGCCGAGTACGTCGAGACGGGCGAGGGCACCGGCATCGTCCACCAGGCCCCGGCCTACGGCGCCGACGACCAGGAGGTGTGCGCTGCCGCGGGCATCCCGGTCGTGCTGTCCCTCGACGAGGGCGGGCTCTTCACGTCGCAGTTCGGCGAGGTCGCCGGCATGCTCTGGTCGGACGCCAACAAGCCGCTGACCAAGGCCGTGCGTGACGCCGGACGGCTCCTCCGCCAGGCCTCGTACGAGCACAGCTACCCGCACTGCTGGCGCTGCCGCAAGCCGCTCATCTACAAGGCGGTCTCGTCGTGGTTCGTCCGCGTCACCGAGTTCCGCGACCGCATGGGCGAGCTGAACCAGGACATCACCTGGGTGCCCGACAACGTCAAGGACGGCCAGTTCGGCAAGTGGGTCGGGAACGCGATCGACTGGTCGGTCTCGCGCAACCGGTACTTCGGCACGCCGATCCCGGTGTGGGTCTCCGACGACCCCGAGCACCCGCGCCAGGACGTCTACGGCTCGCTCGAGGAGCTCGAGCGCGACTTCGGACGGCTGCCGCTGAACGCCGACGGCGAGGTCGACCTGCACCGTCCGTTCATCGACGAGCTGACCCGTCCGAACCCCGACGACCCGACGGGGCGGTCGACCATGCGCCGGATCTCCGACGTGTTCGACGTCTGGTTCGACTCCGGCTCGATGCCGTACGCGCAGGTGCACTACCCCTTCGAGAACCGGGAGTGGTTCGACGAGCACAGCCCGGCCGACTTCATCGTCGAGTACATCGGGCAGACCCGGGGCTGGTTCTACGTCATGCACGCCCTGTCGACGGCGTTGTTCGACCGTCCGGCCTTCACGAACGTCATCAGCCACGGCATCGTCCTCGGCTCCGACGGGCAGAAGATGTCGAAGAGCCTGCGCAACTACCCGGACGTGTCCGAGGTGTTCGACCGCGACGGCGCCGACGCCATGCGGTGGTTCCTCATGTCGTCGTCGGTGATCCGCGGCGGCAACCTCGTCGTCACCGAGGAGGGCATCCGCCAGGGCGTCCGCGAGTTCCTGCTGCCGCTGTGGTCGACGTACTACTTCTTCACCCTGTACGCGAACGCCTCGGGGGAGTCCGGCTACGGTGCCGAGCGCCGCACCGACTCGACCGACGTGCTCGACCGCTACCTGCTCGCGAAGACCCGTGTGCTCGTCGCCGACGTCACGACGCACCTCGACGCGCTCGACACGCCGCTCGCCGCCCAGGCGGTCCGCGACTTCGCAGACGTGCTCACCAACTGGTACGTCCGTCGGTCGCGTGACAAGTTCTGGGCCGGGGCCGAGTCCTCCCCGGAGGCCCGTGCCGCGTTCGACACGCTGTTCACGGTCCTCGAGACGCTCGCCCGGGTGGCGGCGCCGCTGGCGCCGCTCGTCACCGAGGAGGTCTGGAAGGGCCTGACCGGCGACCGGAGCGTGCACCTGACGGACTGGCCGTCGGCGGACGAGTTCCCGGCCGACGACGCCCTCGTCGCGGCGATGGACCGCGTGCGCGACGTCGCCTCGAAGGGCCTGGCGCTCCGCAAGGCGACGGGCAAGCGCGTCCGACTGCCGCTCGCGACGCTGACGCTGGTCGTGCCGGACCCGGCGGCCGTCGAGCCGTTCGCGGACATCCTGCGCGACGAGCTCAACGTCAAGCGGGTCGTCCTCGAGGAGCAGGCCGAGGAGTCCCTGGCGCAGTACGGCATCGAGCGGAAGCTCACCGTCAACGCCCGTGCCGCCGGCCCGCGCATCGGGAAGGCCGTCCAGCAGGTCATCCCGGCCGCCAAGAAGGGCGACTGGGTGGCGACGGAGACCGGCGTGACCGTCGGTGGCGTCGACCTGGTCGAGGGCGAGTACACGCTCGACCTCACCGTGGCCGACGCTGCGACGGCCGTGGCGTTCCTCGACGGCGGCGGCTTCGTCGTCCTCGACACCGTCACGACGCCGGAGCTCGAGGCCGAGGGCATCGCCCGCGACGTCGTCCGTGCCGTCCAGCAGGCACGTCGTGACGCCGGGCTCGACGTCGGGGACCGCATCGCCCTGACCGTCCGTGCGGACGAGGTGGCGGCCGCTGCCGTCGGCACGCACCGGACGCTCATCGCGAACGAGACCCTCGCGACGGGAGTGCAGGTGGTGCCGACGACGTTCGGTGCGGACGACGAGTCCGTCGCCGTCGGCGACGGAGCGAAGGTGACCGTGGAGGTGGCACGCGCATGA
- a CDS encoding cation diffusion facilitator family transporter codes for MPSSSSPGAPEPAPDTSSDSQQKPESLLTVVIAFAANLLVAIAKSIAALLSGSASMVAEAAHSWADTGNEVFLLVAERRGARKRDARHPLGYGRETYIWSMFAAFGLFTAGAIVSIYHGITELGDTGPAEDVTLNYVVLALSFCLEGTSFLQAYRQARGAATKRRVPILRHVLQSSNPTLRAVFAEDAAALVGLVIAFLGVFLHQVTGLAVFDAIGSIAVGLLLGVVAIVLIDRNRRFLLGESTSPELENAVLVELLARDQVESVSYLHLEFVGPSRVYLVAAVDLVGNDTEEHVAGRLRRIEQSLEDSRYVEEAVLTLSVPGAPVLRPTSDEIPEGVRDGTVEDVAAGGAGTLRA; via the coding sequence ATGCCCTCGTCGTCGTCACCCGGCGCTCCGGAGCCCGCTCCGGACACCTCCTCGGACTCCCAGCAGAAGCCGGAGTCCCTGCTCACCGTCGTCATCGCGTTCGCCGCGAACCTGCTCGTCGCGATCGCGAAGTCGATCGCCGCGCTGCTCTCCGGCTCGGCGTCGATGGTCGCCGAGGCCGCGCACTCGTGGGCCGACACCGGCAACGAGGTCTTCCTGCTCGTCGCGGAACGTCGGGGCGCCCGGAAGCGCGATGCCCGGCACCCGCTCGGCTACGGCCGGGAGACCTACATCTGGTCGATGTTCGCCGCGTTCGGCCTGTTCACGGCGGGCGCGATCGTGTCGATCTACCACGGCATCACCGAGCTCGGGGACACCGGGCCGGCCGAGGACGTCACCCTGAACTACGTGGTCCTGGCGCTGTCGTTCTGCCTCGAGGGGACGAGCTTCCTGCAGGCGTACCGGCAGGCACGCGGCGCCGCGACGAAGCGTCGGGTACCGATCCTGCGGCACGTGCTGCAGTCGTCGAACCCGACCCTGCGCGCCGTCTTCGCCGAGGACGCCGCAGCGCTCGTCGGCCTGGTCATCGCGTTCCTCGGGGTCTTCCTGCACCAGGTCACCGGTCTGGCCGTGTTCGACGCGATCGGCTCCATCGCGGTGGGTCTGCTGCTCGGTGTGGTCGCGATCGTGCTCATCGACCGCAACCGCCGGTTCCTGCTCGGCGAGAGCACCTCGCCCGAGCTCGAGAACGCCGTGCTCGTCGAGCTGCTCGCCCGCGACCAGGTCGAGAGCGTCAGCTACCTGCACCTGGAGTTCGTTGGCCCGTCCCGCGTCTACCTGGTCGCCGCCGTCGACCTGGTCGGCAACGACACCGAGGAGCACGTGGCCGGCCGACTGCGGCGGATCGAGCAGTCGCTCGAGGACAGCCGGTACGTCGAGGAGGCGGTGCTCACCCTGTCCGTGCCGGGTGCGCCCGTGCTCCGCCCGACGAGCGACGAGATCCCGGAGGGCGTCAGGGACGGGACCGTCGAGGACGTGGCCGCGGGTGGTGCGGGGACGCTCCGCGCCTGA
- a CDS encoding TetR/AcrR family transcriptional regulator gives MSEPIRRGGRPRRSSAEVLADAAAELFLEQGYARTTVDHISARAGVSRATFFNYFAAKSDVMWLDLDAAVADLPQHLATSFGTSAVRAVEEALLAAARAHDPDRVPWAIAQAEVMDVGAELVASVATRVTAQHQAVAAFVADRTGEQPGALWPQTVAGAMLGAAAAAFGVWVTDGVARRPLAEYVAAALTPVAAGLDAR, from the coding sequence ATGAGCGAACCGATCCGCCGCGGTGGCCGCCCCCGTCGCTCGAGCGCCGAGGTGCTCGCGGACGCGGCCGCCGAGCTGTTCCTCGAGCAGGGGTACGCGAGGACCACCGTCGACCACATCTCCGCCCGCGCCGGGGTCAGCCGGGCGACCTTCTTCAACTACTTCGCCGCGAAGTCGGACGTCATGTGGCTCGACCTCGACGCCGCGGTCGCGGACCTCCCGCAGCACCTGGCGACCTCCTTCGGGACGAGTGCGGTACGCGCCGTCGAGGAGGCCCTGCTCGCCGCGGCCCGCGCCCACGACCCGGACCGGGTGCCGTGGGCGATCGCGCAGGCCGAGGTGATGGACGTCGGCGCCGAGCTCGTCGCGAGCGTCGCCACCCGGGTCACCGCGCAGCACCAGGCGGTCGCCGCGTTCGTCGCCGACCGCACGGGGGAGCAGCCCGGGGCGCTCTGGCCGCAGACCGTGGCGGGCGCGATGCTCGGGGCCGCCGCCGCGGCGTTCGGAGTGTGGGTGACGGACGGGGTCGCCCGGCGGCCGCTCGCCGAGTACGTCGCAGCGGCGCTCACCCCGGTGGCGGCTGGGCTCGACGCGCGCTGA
- a CDS encoding ABC transporter substrate-binding protein, whose amino-acid sequence MILDPVQKNPALRRIVTGVAGAATILLAVTACSGGGTPGAGSTPVRGGTLTYASGDAEPACLDPHVGGNYPQALLATQYVEELVGLDADGGPTPELATKWTTSDDGRTLTFTLRDDVSFSDGTPFDAAAVVANIEHVQDPATASSTGYLALQSVEKATATDDTTVTLALSRPDAALLESFSQPWVGMESPKALERDQATNCESPVGTGPFAITGWKHGDRVTLERNADYTPLGGSTTKPRLDGLTWRFLPDSTSRYAALQSGQVDVIDNAQPDQLKAASAKGAVRDLDAPRPGASNRLELNSGHGVFRDEAVRKAFIAAAEIDPGLQSLFLGTAKRSYSVLSSVEPTAYSDESLFAYDPSEAERLLDEAGWRTNADGVREKDGKELTVTFPVSTNQSVPAERSLFQQIQASEAEVGIKVDLQELDLSSWYAALAKNQYDVVSAPYTKVGPDVLRILYDSASITPAPSGYFANLAQLDDPALDELLQRAAQTADASERADLVEQAQKTILESRTVLPLYDQQNHFLYRSSVHDIATTSVSTPWFGTAWIAR is encoded by the coding sequence ATGATCTTGGACCCAGTACAGAAAAACCCGGCGCTGCGGCGCATCGTGACGGGCGTCGCCGGCGCTGCCACGATCCTCCTGGCCGTCACCGCCTGCTCCGGCGGCGGCACCCCCGGTGCCGGCAGCACGCCGGTGCGCGGGGGGACGCTCACGTACGCGTCGGGCGACGCCGAACCGGCCTGTCTCGACCCGCACGTCGGCGGCAACTACCCGCAGGCCCTCCTGGCGACGCAGTACGTCGAGGAGCTCGTCGGGCTCGACGCCGACGGCGGACCGACGCCCGAGCTCGCGACGAAGTGGACGACGAGCGACGACGGCAGGACGCTCACCTTCACGCTCCGCGACGACGTCAGCTTCAGCGACGGCACGCCGTTCGACGCCGCGGCCGTGGTGGCGAACATCGAGCACGTGCAGGACCCGGCGACGGCGTCGAGCACCGGGTACCTCGCCCTCCAGTCCGTCGAGAAGGCGACCGCGACCGACGACACGACGGTCACGCTCGCGCTCAGCCGCCCGGACGCCGCACTCCTCGAGTCGTTCTCGCAGCCCTGGGTCGGCATGGAGTCGCCGAAGGCCCTCGAGCGCGATCAGGCCACCAACTGCGAGTCCCCGGTCGGCACCGGCCCGTTCGCGATCACCGGCTGGAAGCACGGCGACCGCGTCACCCTCGAGCGCAACGCCGATTACACGCCGCTGGGCGGGTCGACCACGAAGCCCCGGCTCGACGGCCTGACGTGGCGCTTCCTGCCGGACTCGACGTCCCGGTACGCGGCCCTGCAGTCCGGTCAGGTGGACGTCATCGACAACGCGCAGCCGGACCAGCTGAAGGCCGCGTCCGCGAAGGGCGCCGTCCGCGACCTCGACGCCCCGCGACCCGGCGCGTCCAACCGGCTCGAGCTGAACTCCGGGCACGGCGTCTTCCGCGACGAGGCGGTCCGCAAGGCGTTCATCGCCGCCGCCGAGATCGACCCGGGCCTGCAGTCGCTGTTCCTCGGGACCGCGAAGCGCTCGTACTCGGTCCTGTCCAGCGTCGAGCCGACGGCGTACTCCGACGAGTCGCTCTTCGCGTACGACCCGTCCGAGGCGGAGCGTCTGCTCGACGAGGCCGGCTGGCGGACGAACGCCGACGGTGTCCGCGAGAAGGACGGCAAGGAGCTCACCGTCACCTTCCCGGTCTCGACGAACCAGTCGGTGCCCGCGGAGCGCAGCCTGTTCCAGCAGATCCAGGCCTCCGAGGCCGAGGTCGGCATCAAGGTCGACCTGCAGGAGCTCGACCTGTCCAGCTGGTACGCCGCCCTGGCGAAGAACCAGTACGACGTCGTGAGCGCTCCGTACACGAAGGTCGGGCCGGACGTCCTGCGCATCCTCTACGACTCCGCGTCGATCACCCCCGCTCCGTCCGGCTACTTCGCGAACCTCGCGCAGCTCGACGACCCGGCGCTCGACGAGCTGCTGCAGCGGGCGGCGCAGACCGCGGACGCGTCCGAACGCGCCGACCTGGTGGAGCAGGCACAGAAGACGATCCTCGAGAGCCGCACGGTCCTGCCGCTCTACGACCAGCAGAACCACTTCCTGTACCGCTCGTCGGTGCACGACATCGCGACGACCTCCGTCTCCACCCCGTGGTTCGGCACGGCGTGGATCGCGCGCTGA